The Manihot esculenta cultivar AM560-2 chromosome 1, M.esculenta_v8, whole genome shotgun sequence genome has a window encoding:
- the LOC110604515 gene encoding PH, RCC1 and FYVE domains-containing protein 1 isoform X2, which produces MVYSFLAQMYKNMIAAIIFQAIFQRYPRPEKEYQSFSLIYNDRSLDLICKDKNEADVWFVGLKALISRGNCHRKWRIKTRSEITPPDSPHARIRKHSPSFSPFLCDPGQGDGHGSQVPVDSTPQNRLGKAFSDIMSYTAVPKSPSQADLTSPFSSLTAACVDNSSGRTSAADAVRESLSSAVSSSSQGSYHEDFDALGDVFLWGEGIGDGILGGGMDRTGYSSSSKIDLLLPKALESKVVLDVHNIACGGRHAVLVTKQGEIFSWGEESGGRLGHGVETDVPHPKLVDTLAGVNIELVACGEHHTCAVTLSGDLYTWGDGAYNCGLLGHGSEASQWLPKKICGDIEGLHVLYISCGPWHTAVVTSGGQLFTFGDGTFGSLGHGDRSSTSIPREVEALRGLRTTRVACGVWHTGAVVEAMTESASPRATSSSSLGKLFTWGDGDKGRLGHGDKESRLIPVCVDVLGDENICRVACGPNITVALTAAGRVYTMGSASYGQLGNPTAAGKVPTIVEGKIAGSFVEEIACGSYHVAVLTSKAEVYTWGKGTNGQLGHGDNEDRNTPTHVEFLKDKQVKTIACGSNFTAIICLHKWVSSTDHSVCSGCRNPFGFRRKRHNCYNCGLVFCKACSSRKSLKASLAPNMNKPHRVCDDCFNKLKRAADLGSVAKVPKARVGIMNHKTNDSADREVFGPRSLAQLSRLSSAESVGQAESWHCRRGRLSESDSSRIFPVLNGTWQWGGLYSSKVSTFPGGTPKKIFQNSAPVSTTASLATPPLPGRISPPRSSFDNSKYMNDSLIDEITSLRAQVEDLTSKSSRLDAELQRKSKQLKEVAAIAADEAEKRKSAKEVIKSLTAQLKHMAEKRNSSPISSSIDKKTSIAQSIPSSERRSSSELCREIESNGNAVDNQMLSYRAKAQTEQPQWVVQAEPGVYMALSSLPGGGNELKRIRFSRKHFTEQAAEKWWGENGSRVCERHNIVISD; this is translated from the exons atggtTTACTCGTTCCTTGCTCAAATGTACAAAAACATGATAGCAGCAATCATCTTTCAGGCAATATTTCAACGGTATCCTCGACCAGAAAAGGAGTATCAATCATTTTCTCTTATATACAATGATAGGTCATTGGACTTG ATATGTAAAGACAAGAATGAAGCTGATGTTTGGTTTGTAGGCCTTAAAGCACTGATTTCTCGTGGTAACTGTCATCGTAAGTGGAGAATTAAGACAAGAAGCGAAATCACACCACCAGATAGTCCACATGCTCGTATACGGAAGCATTCTCCATCTTTTTCGCCATTTCTCTGT GATCCAGGGCAAGGAGATGGTCATGGAAGTCAGGTTCCTGTTGATAGTACACCACAAAATAGATTGGGAAAGGCATTCTCTGACATAATGTCATATACTGCTGTTCCCAAGAGTCCAAGTCAAGCAGATCTAACTAGCCCTTTTAGTTCATTAACAGCTGCATGTGTAGATAACTCAAGTGGTCGAACTTCTGCAGCTGATGCAGTTAGAGAAAGTTTATCCAGTGCTGTAAGCTCATCCAGCCAGGGTTCCTACCATGAAGACTTTGATGCCTTAGGTGATGTTTTCTTGTGGGGAGAAGGTATTGGTGATGGTATACTGGGTGGTGGCATGGACAGAACTGGGTATTCATCTAGTTCCAAGATAGACCTACTTCTACCCAAGGCATTAGAGTCTAAAGTTGTTCTAGATGTCCATAATATTGCTTGTGGTGGCAGGCATGCTGTGTTGGTCACCAAGCAAGGTGAGATCTTTAGCTGGGGAGAAGAGTCAGGTGGCAGGCTTGGGCATGGCGTAGAAACAGACGTTCCCCACCCAAAGCTTGTAGATACCCTGGCTGGGGTTAATATTGAATTAGTAGCATGTGGAGAGCACCACACTTGTGCTGTTACTCTTTCTGGGGATCTTTATACATGGGGTGATGGTGCTTATAATTGTGGTCTTCTTGGGCATGGAAGTGAAGCCAGTCAATGGTTGCCTAAAAAAATATGCGGTGACATTGAGGGTTTACATGTATTATATATCTCCTGCGGACCTTGGCATACTGCTGTTGTGACATCTGGTGGTCAGTTGTTTACATTTGGAGATGGAACTTTTGGCTCCCTTGGTCATGGAGACCGCAGTAGCACGAGCATACCACGGGAAGTGGAAGCCTTGAGAGGACTACGAACAACAAGGGTTGCTTGTGGTGTTTGgcacactggtgctgttgttgAAGCAATGACCGAGTCAGCTAGTCCAAGAGCTACTAGCAGCTCTTCATTGGGAAAACTATTCACCTGGGGTGATGGAGATAAAGGCCGCCTCGGACATGGTGATAAAGAATCTAGACTAATTCCTGTATGTGTAGATGTCCTAGGTGATGAAAATATTTGTCGAGTAGCCTGTGGGCCTAATATCACTGTTGCCCTTACAGCAGCAGGACGAGTATATACAATGGGAAGTGCTTCTTATGGGCAACTTGGAAATCCTACAGCTGCTGGGAAGGTTCCTACTATTGTTGAAGGTAAAATAGCAGGTAGTTTTGTAGAAGAGATTGCCTGTGGTTCTTATCATGTTGCGGTTTTGACTTCCAAAGCAGAGGTTTATACTTGGGGAAAGGGCACAAATGGACAACTAGGCCATGGGGACAATGAAGATAGAAATACACCTACACATGTTGAGTTTCTAAAAGATAAGCAAGTAAAGACCATAGCGTGTGGTTCAAACTTTACTGCAATTATATGTCTCCATAAATGGGTTTCCAGTACTGATCATTCAGTATGCTCTGGTTGTCGTAATCCATTTGGTTTTAGAAGAAAACGCCACAATTGTTACAACTGTGGTCTAGTGTTTTGCAAAGCATGCAGTAGTAGAAAATCTTTAAAAGCTTCCTTGGCTCCAAACATGAATAAGCCACATAGGGTCTGTGACGATTGTTTTAATAAACTAAAGAGGGCTGCAGATCTTGGTTCAGTTGCTAAAGTTCCTAAAGCAAGAGTTGGAATTATGAACCATAAAACTAATgattcagcagatagagaggTTTTTGGTCCCAGATCACTGGCACAACTCTCCAGACTTTCATCTGCAGAGTCTGTTGGTCAGGCCGAAAGCTGGCATTGCAGGCGTGGCAGATTATCTGAATCAGATAGTAGCCGTATATTCCCTGTTCTAAATGGAACATGGCAATGGGGGGGGCTTTACTCATCGAAAGTGTCAACTTTCCCAGGTGGCACTCCAAAGAAAATTTTCCAAAATTCTGCTCCTGTTTCCACAACAGCCTCTCTAGCAACACCTCCTCTTCCAGGGAGGATAAGTCCACCTCGATCTTCTTTTGACAATTCAAAGTACATGAATGACTCTTTAATTGATGAAATTACAAGTTTGAGGGCACAG GTAGAAGATCTTACTTCCAAATCCAGTCGCCTTGATGCTGAACTTCAAAGAAAATCAAAGCAACTTAAGGAGGTTGCTGCAATAGCAGCAGATGAAGCTGAAAAACGCAAATCTGCGAAGGAAGTTATCAAGTCTCTTACTGCTCAG TTGAAGCATATGGCAGAAAAACGGAATTCCAGCCCTATTTCAAGCTCTATTGACAAAAAGACTTCCATTGCTCAAAGCATACCATCCAGTGAAAGACGTTCTTCTAGTGAACTCTGTCGTGAAATTGAGTCCAATGGCAATGCGGTAGATAATCAAATGTTGTCATATAGAGCCAAAGCTCAAACTGAGCAGCCACAGTGGGTGGTACAAGCTGAACCAGGCGTGTACATGGCATTATCTTCCTTGCCAGGTGGTGGTAATGAACTCAAGAGGATTCGTTTCAG TCGGAAACATTTCACAGAACAAGCGGCGGAGAAGTGGTGGGGAGAAAATGGATCCAGGGTATGCGAGCGGCACAACATAGTAATTTCAGATTAA
- the LOC110604515 gene encoding PH, RCC1 and FYVE domains-containing protein 1 isoform X5 — translation MADSQRNGPAERDIDQAITALKKGSYLLKYGRRGKPKFCPFQLSNDESVLIWYSGKEEKQLKLSQVSKIIPGQRTAIFQRYPRPEKEYQSFSLIYNDRSLDLICKDKNEADVWFVGLKALISRGNCHRKWRIKTRSEITPPDSPHARIRKHSPSFSPFLCDPGQGDGHGSQVPVDSTPQNRLGKAFSDIMSYTAVPKSPSQADLTSPFSSLTAACVDNSSGRTSAADAVRESLSSAVSSSSQGSYHEDFDALGDVFLWGEGIGDGILGGGMDRTGYSSSSKIDLLLPKALESKVVLDVHNIACGGRHAVLVTKQGEIFSWGEESGGRLGHGVETDVPHPKLVDTLAGVNIELVACGEHHTCAVTLSGDLYTWGDGAYNCGLLGHGSEASQWLPKKICGDIEGLHVLYISCGPWHTAVVTSGGQLFTFGDGTFGSLGHGDRSSTSIPREVEALRGLRTTRVACGVWHTGAVVEAMTESASPRATSSSSLGKLFTWGDGDKGRLGHGDKESRLIPVCVDVLGDENICRVACGPNITVALTAAGRVYTMGSASYGQLGNPTAAGKVPTIVEGKIAGSFVEEIACGSYHVAVLTSKAEVYTWGKGTNGQLGHGDNEDRNTPTHVEFLKDKQVKTIACGSNFTAIICLHKWVSSTDHSVCSGCRNPFGFRRKRHNCYNCGLVFCKACSSRKSLKASLAPNMNKPHRVCDDCFNKLKRAADLGSVAKVPKARVGIMNHKTNDSADREVFGPRSLAQLSRLSSAESVGQAESWHCRRGRLSESDSSRIFPVLNGTWQWGGLYSSKVSTFPGGTPKKIFQNSAPVSTTASLATPPLPGRISPPRSSFDNSKYMNDSLIDEITSLRAQVEDLTSKSSRLDAELQRKSKQLKEVAAIAADEAEKRKSAKEVIKSLTAQLAVKKPSIVQIQV, via the exons GATGAGTCTGTGTTGATATGGTACTCCGGTAAAGAAGAGAAACAGCTTAAACTTAGTCAAGTTTCAAAGATTATACCTGGACAGCGTACT GCAATATTTCAACGGTATCCTCGACCAGAAAAGGAGTATCAATCATTTTCTCTTATATACAATGATAGGTCATTGGACTTG ATATGTAAAGACAAGAATGAAGCTGATGTTTGGTTTGTAGGCCTTAAAGCACTGATTTCTCGTGGTAACTGTCATCGTAAGTGGAGAATTAAGACAAGAAGCGAAATCACACCACCAGATAGTCCACATGCTCGTATACGGAAGCATTCTCCATCTTTTTCGCCATTTCTCTGT GATCCAGGGCAAGGAGATGGTCATGGAAGTCAGGTTCCTGTTGATAGTACACCACAAAATAGATTGGGAAAGGCATTCTCTGACATAATGTCATATACTGCTGTTCCCAAGAGTCCAAGTCAAGCAGATCTAACTAGCCCTTTTAGTTCATTAACAGCTGCATGTGTAGATAACTCAAGTGGTCGAACTTCTGCAGCTGATGCAGTTAGAGAAAGTTTATCCAGTGCTGTAAGCTCATCCAGCCAGGGTTCCTACCATGAAGACTTTGATGCCTTAGGTGATGTTTTCTTGTGGGGAGAAGGTATTGGTGATGGTATACTGGGTGGTGGCATGGACAGAACTGGGTATTCATCTAGTTCCAAGATAGACCTACTTCTACCCAAGGCATTAGAGTCTAAAGTTGTTCTAGATGTCCATAATATTGCTTGTGGTGGCAGGCATGCTGTGTTGGTCACCAAGCAAGGTGAGATCTTTAGCTGGGGAGAAGAGTCAGGTGGCAGGCTTGGGCATGGCGTAGAAACAGACGTTCCCCACCCAAAGCTTGTAGATACCCTGGCTGGGGTTAATATTGAATTAGTAGCATGTGGAGAGCACCACACTTGTGCTGTTACTCTTTCTGGGGATCTTTATACATGGGGTGATGGTGCTTATAATTGTGGTCTTCTTGGGCATGGAAGTGAAGCCAGTCAATGGTTGCCTAAAAAAATATGCGGTGACATTGAGGGTTTACATGTATTATATATCTCCTGCGGACCTTGGCATACTGCTGTTGTGACATCTGGTGGTCAGTTGTTTACATTTGGAGATGGAACTTTTGGCTCCCTTGGTCATGGAGACCGCAGTAGCACGAGCATACCACGGGAAGTGGAAGCCTTGAGAGGACTACGAACAACAAGGGTTGCTTGTGGTGTTTGgcacactggtgctgttgttgAAGCAATGACCGAGTCAGCTAGTCCAAGAGCTACTAGCAGCTCTTCATTGGGAAAACTATTCACCTGGGGTGATGGAGATAAAGGCCGCCTCGGACATGGTGATAAAGAATCTAGACTAATTCCTGTATGTGTAGATGTCCTAGGTGATGAAAATATTTGTCGAGTAGCCTGTGGGCCTAATATCACTGTTGCCCTTACAGCAGCAGGACGAGTATATACAATGGGAAGTGCTTCTTATGGGCAACTTGGAAATCCTACAGCTGCTGGGAAGGTTCCTACTATTGTTGAAGGTAAAATAGCAGGTAGTTTTGTAGAAGAGATTGCCTGTGGTTCTTATCATGTTGCGGTTTTGACTTCCAAAGCAGAGGTTTATACTTGGGGAAAGGGCACAAATGGACAACTAGGCCATGGGGACAATGAAGATAGAAATACACCTACACATGTTGAGTTTCTAAAAGATAAGCAAGTAAAGACCATAGCGTGTGGTTCAAACTTTACTGCAATTATATGTCTCCATAAATGGGTTTCCAGTACTGATCATTCAGTATGCTCTGGTTGTCGTAATCCATTTGGTTTTAGAAGAAAACGCCACAATTGTTACAACTGTGGTCTAGTGTTTTGCAAAGCATGCAGTAGTAGAAAATCTTTAAAAGCTTCCTTGGCTCCAAACATGAATAAGCCACATAGGGTCTGTGACGATTGTTTTAATAAACTAAAGAGGGCTGCAGATCTTGGTTCAGTTGCTAAAGTTCCTAAAGCAAGAGTTGGAATTATGAACCATAAAACTAATgattcagcagatagagaggTTTTTGGTCCCAGATCACTGGCACAACTCTCCAGACTTTCATCTGCAGAGTCTGTTGGTCAGGCCGAAAGCTGGCATTGCAGGCGTGGCAGATTATCTGAATCAGATAGTAGCCGTATATTCCCTGTTCTAAATGGAACATGGCAATGGGGGGGGCTTTACTCATCGAAAGTGTCAACTTTCCCAGGTGGCACTCCAAAGAAAATTTTCCAAAATTCTGCTCCTGTTTCCACAACAGCCTCTCTAGCAACACCTCCTCTTCCAGGGAGGATAAGTCCACCTCGATCTTCTTTTGACAATTCAAAGTACATGAATGACTCTTTAATTGATGAAATTACAAGTTTGAGGGCACAG GTAGAAGATCTTACTTCCAAATCCAGTCGCCTTGATGCTGAACTTCAAAGAAAATCAAAGCAACTTAAGGAGGTTGCTGCAATAGCAGCAGATGAAGCTGAAAAACGCAAATCTGCGAAGGAAGTTATCAAGTCTCTTACTGCTCAG CTGGCTGTGAAGAAACCCTCTATAGTACAAATTCAAGTTTGA